The following nucleotide sequence is from Oncorhynchus masou masou isolate Uvic2021 unplaced genomic scaffold, UVic_Omas_1.1 unplaced_scaffold_6725, whole genome shotgun sequence.
tatctctctatctctcaatgACTGTTGtattatctctctatctctcaatgACTGttgtattatctctctctctctcaatgactgttgtattatctctctctcaatgactgttatctcgctctctctctctcaatgactgtattatctttctctctctcaatgactATCTTTCTCTCActgactttctttctctctctctcgcaatgacttatcgctctctcgctctctctctctctcaatgactgTTAtatttttctctcgctctcactctttcTCAATGACTATTAGTGTAGAGTTAAACATTAAGCAACAATATTTCAACATACTGTAAACTCTAAGTCACGCTATCTCTCACAGTCTCTAtaactctctcttcctgtcccttCCAGTGACTCTGTACAACTGTTCTGTGGGGCGTTCTGACTGTAGCCAGTGTCATACGGCGGACCAGAagtatggctgtgtgtggtgtggagGGGACCAGTCCACCTGTCTGTACGGAGACTCCTGCAGCGAGCCCCTCGAACAGACTTGCCCCGCCCCCGTCATCCATGCCGTGAGTACCGTCCGTccacccccccatcccccccGTCAAGAACTCTATCATTGTATTAATGCTCAACACTTTTTAACACTTGACACAGTGTCATAAGTGTGACAGATGTAATTATCTTTGTTGATGTTCACTAGAATATTTCtggcttaacttcttgaaactccccatcccggatccggtatcgtgactaaagcctcaggctcattagcatagcaacgttaacgatttctgaaaatcgcaaataaaatgaaaataatgcgtctgctctcaagcttagccttttcttaacaacactgtcatctcagattttcaaaatatgcttttgaaccatagaaattgactaatttgtgtaagagtatgcaaagctagcatagcattttgagtagcatttagcacgcaacattttcacaaaaccagataaccaaataaataaaataatttacctttgaagagcttctgatgttttcaatgaagagactctcagttacataccaaatgcgcagtttttcctgaaagcgtctgtgtgtaggagaaatcgttccgttttctacattgcgtctggctaccgaaacgaaccgaaaattcagtgacctacaacgtaaaactttttctggattaactacataatatcgaccgaaacatggcaacgttgtttggaatcaatcctcaaggtgttttttcacatatctcttcattgatatgcagtttgtggagcttgctttcctctctgtatcccatggaaaaatactggcaggtgacttttgcgcaccaatttcggcgcaggacaccgggcggacacctggtaaatgtggtctccttatggtcaatcttcaatgatctgcctacaaatacgtcacaatgctgcagacaccttggggaaacgatagaaagggcaggctcattcctctcgcattcacagccatataaggagacaatggaaaacagagcctcaaaaatcctgctcatttcctggatgccgtctcatcttggttttgcctgaagctcacgttctagggcacgcacagaaaatatcttggtagttctggacacgtcagagtgttttcttttgaaagctatcaattatatgcatagtcgagcatctttttgtgacaaaatatcttgtttaaaacgggaacgtttttcatccaaaaatgaaatagcacccccagagcatcaacaggttaacttaATGGAATGAACCAGAGTCATTTATAGAGATATAACTCTGGAATTACTGTTGTAATCTTATTGTTGAGTACGAAAGAATCAGTTCTAACGTGTTTATACTTCTGTGTTAGATTGAGCCCCTGTCTGGACTGGTGGAGGGGGGAACCCTGCTGACCATCTCAGGGTCCAACCTGGGCCAGAAGGCTGAGGACATCCTGCACTCTGTCACTGTGGCTGGGGTTTCCTGCTCTGTCATCCCCCACCTCTACGAGGTCTCCTCCAGGTATGGACTGtgaaagggagatacctagtcagttgtacaactgaatgtgtTCAACTGAAATGGGttttctgcatttaacccaacccctctgaatcagagaggtgcggggagctgccttaatcaacatccacgtcttcgccgcccggggaacagtgggtttaactgccttactcaggggcagaattacagattttaccttgtcagcttgggcaTTCAATCTAGcagccttttggttactagtccaacactctaaccactagactacctgtctctgtgttaggtGGGGAAGGAGGTCAACGTGAGTGTGATTACTCCTTCCGTGTGAGATTACTATGATTCATAATTatcctgtatctgtgtgtgtcctctgtaggATTGTGTGTAAGACCAAAGCCAGTGGGGAGAAGACAGGCCAAGTGTCAGTAGAAGTGAGCGGGGGGAGAGTTTGGCCTCTCCAGCCAGAGGTTCAGCTACCAGGATCCGTTTGTGATGGAGGTGTCCCCACAGAGGGTCCCAAGGCAGGGGGCGTCCTGACCATCACTGGGAGGAACCTGCTCACGGGACGCCCCTCTGACATCACTGTCACCGTGGGAGGAGTACAATGTGTCATGTGAGTGATTATGAAACTCACTCATGAACACACATAAAGAGAGATTCAGATACATAATCCTGTTCACTGTGCTGTACTTCTGTTCTttatctcccccttctctcctcctcccttctcttctctcctcctcccttctcttctctcctcctcccttctcttctctcctcctcccttctcttctctcctcctcccttctcttctctcctcctcccttctcttctctcctcctcccttctcttctctctcctcccttctcttctctcctcctcacttctcttctctcctcccccactcctgttctctcctcctcccttctcttctctcctcctcccttctcttctctcctcctcccttctcttctctcctcctcccttctctcctcctcccttctctcctcctcccttctcttctctcctcctcccccttctcttctctccctcctcccctctctttctctcctcctcccttctcttctctcccctcctcccttctcttctctcctcccccactcctcttctctcctccccccttctcttctctcctccccccttctcttctctcctcctcccttctcttctctcctcccccactcctcttctctcctcccccactcctctcttctctctccctcccccactcctcttctctcctctcccccccctccctcctctcctcccactcctcttctcctctcctccccccactcctcttctctcctccccactccctcttctctcctccccactcctcttctctcctccccactcctcttctcccctccccttctcttctctcctccccactcctcttctctcctcctcactcctcttctctcctcctcccttctcttctctcctcctcccttctcttctctcctcctcccttctcttctctcctcctcccttctcttctctcctcctcccttctcttctctcctcccccactcctcttctctcctccccccttctcttctctcctcccccttctcttctctcctcctcccttctcttctctccctccccactcctcttctctcctccccccactcctctctctctctccctcccccactccctcttctctcccctcccccccactcctcttctctcctcccccactccctcttctctcctcccccactcctcttctctcctcctcccttctctttctctcctcccccactccctcttctctcctcccccactcctcttctctcctcccccttctcttctctcccccactcctcttctctccccccactcctcttctctcctcccccactcctcttctctcctcccccactcctcttctctcctcccccactcctcttctctcctcccccagttTATCAGAGGCCCAGGatgacagtgtggtgtgtgtgacggGCAGCAGCAACAGGACGGGTGATCACCGCGTGACGCTTCACTATGGCAACAGCCAGCGCCACCTTCACGAGTCAGCCTACAGCTTCACCCCCAACCCCAACATCACCCAGGCCGCGCCCGCCAAGAGCttcctcaggtgtgtgtgtgtgtgtgacctcttaCAGATCTATAGATGTGTCACTTGAAGTGAACTGAAGTTGGTTTACGTGAACTTCGCTTAAGGGAACGTCTTGATAATAATTATCTTAAGTTGAGTGGACTTCACCCCACTGACTGAAACACTTTCGAGTGGACACTCAATATGGCCACAAGTCTGACCATCACAGGACATTAACTTGAATGGGAATTACCATTCTAGTAGTTATATCTCGTTCATTATGAAACATTGTCCTCCTTATCTCTGTGTGTAGCAGTGTCTGTCTGGTCCATCTAAAGTTGGTCCCTGGCCCCACTCATACATAAAAATGGGAGACTGACTGAACAAAACATTAACACCTGATCTTTCCTTGACATAGAcaaaccaggtgaatccaggtgaaagctatgatcccttattgatgtcaataagggatcaataaatccacttcaatcagtgtagatgaag
It contains:
- the LOC135536857 gene encoding plexin-B1-like; the encoded protein is TLYNCSVGRSDCSQCHTADQKYGCVWCGGDQSTCLYGDSCSEPLEQTCPAPVIHAIEPLSGLVEGGTLLTISGSNLGQKAEDILHSVTVAGVSCSVIPHLYEVSSRIVCKTKASGEKTGQVSVEVSG